gctatttttcccgttggagcccttgtggcttatagcatcctgcttttccaactagggttgttgcttagctaataataataataataataataataataataataataataataataataataatagtaataatagtaataatgaaaatcgtAAATAACATCTTACATTTCCATAAGTAACTAGATCTTTGTACAGCATGAAATCATCAGAGATGCTGTTTTCACGTGATTAGCAGAAATCTATAATCAGATTTTATTTACCCTCTTAAAAGAGACCTCTTGACGCCATATTATTGTCCCAGAACAAGTTAACAAAcgttaatttctttcttttattaacaaaacttCATCATATGGAATCATTATCCTTGAGTTAACTGGAATTCTTGTGATAGCCTATTGAAGACATCCCAGCATGGCACTCGGCTGGAcaagagttcgagtcccgctcaaaatcgagttttttgtagtgtcttgcTCCTCGTaagctaagaatgaggggtttgggggattTGATAGGtgtgcctgctgagtcatcagcacccattgcctggtcctccctggtcctagcttgaaggagaggggtcttgagcgctgatctcacacacacacacacacacacacacacacgcatatatatatatatatatatatatatatatatatatatatatatatatatatatacatatatatacatatatatatatatgtatatatatatatatatatatatatatatatatatatatatatatatatatatatatatatatatatatatatgttgttaagttCACCTATTGTACACGACTCAGATTATGCAAAATCAACTCAAAATGTTTATCAaataatagcaaaacattaacggcaaatgaaaatgatatccagcatacataaaatataactatattgaagatttaacataagtatttacagtGTTATAAAATATACTCACGGCACATCAAAACTAATTAGTGATGTACATAAGTTCTTTCGAAGAAGAAGGTCTTAAGTTGACTTCATAAGcttctatgcagcgagggacaaAAGTCGCtgcttagtttcagatataaaaagtTGATATGTAAGAACAGCTTCTGATGTTGAAGAAATGAAAGCTtgaacttctttatcttcttcaagataaaTCGTTGCAAGTTCAGTAAAAAAAATTCCAGGTCACGGTGGATGTAGCTGAAGTGTCTCAACTCCCGATAATTTTGTTCAAGTCTCTTTCTTGTCAttcgtcacctgtcctttatatacgagggaccaaTACTCCCAAAtgttctattttgacgttgttacttattttagaatgatttattgttaatttgttctcttcatttatttatttccttacttcctttcctcactgggctatttttccctgttggagcccctgggcttatagcatcttgcttttccaactagggttgtagcttggatagtaataataataataatgacggactAGACACTCTCAGGACTAGCTTTACGCTGAGTTCTTACGGACTGCCTtggcgcaagagcccgtgtcctttACCTTCAGTGCATGTCGCTCTAAGAGCAGTAGCAGTAGCCAGGGACTAACTCTTGAATCTTTTTGCTGGCGTCGAAGTAGTATCTAGGACACTCGTTTCAGAATACAACGATATTTCAGTCATAAATTACATTGACATTTTAAaagaataattgttttatttttacatcaacatatatgaaatcaaattaattgttttatttttatatcaacatatatgaaaAGATAAGCCCTTTTCACAAATTTTGTAATTCAATATACTTTAATTTAGTGcacatatgacaatatatatatagatatatatatatatatatatatatatatatatagatatatatatatatatatatacatataaatttatatatatatatatatatatatatatatatatatatatatatatatatatatatatatatatatatatatatatatatatatatatatatatatatatatatatatatatatatatatatatatatatatatatatgatcaatctctaggtcATTGCCCTGTCCCTGGCTTGtgcattcatgagtaacctttaaaaccttgaatgtcgttttatttattttttttgttattcaacCAAACAACTTGAAAGTCTCAGCTGATGAGGTGTTGTTGTGTTTAAATGCCACCTACTGGTATTAGAACTAGTCTTGGCTAAGCATCTGGTATTTAGCAAAGGACTTTTAACCTTCTTTGAATAAGTAAGAAAGGATCATCTTGGCCTATTCTAATaattacttattctctctctctctctctctctctctctctctctctctctctctctctctctctctctctctctctctgagaccaaTATCAATCAACCACatagaaacaaaattgaaatagatcaCGAAGAAGTGAGAATGACAGGATgacttagaattctctctctctctctctctctctctctctctctctctctctctctctctcgatatcatgGCATGCTATGTTCTGCTAGGAAAGGTGGCATGTGGGTAATACCTGTCAGCCTTGGGAAATTAATAAGAGTTACATCAACCGCAAAAAGAATATCTCGGATAATCTTCCCTCGGTGttctgggattttttttctttttctttttttattaatcccTGACTGAATAAAGCATCCTTGACTTCATGTTGctgtctttgttgttgttattattattattattattattattattattattattattattattattattatacgctaagctacaacagtagttggaaaagcaagatgctaagagctcaagggctccaataaggaaaaatagccttgtgaggaaaggaaataaggaaatagataaacgatataagaattaatgaacaattaaatttaaatattgtaaaaacattaacgacattaaaactgatatttcatacataaactataaagacttgtgtgagcctgttcaacataaaaacatttgccgcaactttgaacttttgaagttctactgattcaactacccgattagaaagatcattccacaacttggtcacagctggaataaaacttctagatttctgtgtagtattgagcttattAGAGCTTTCTCTTtctgtattttttataaattttatgcaAACCCGTTTTTCTgtattttccattatatatttattctaaatatatagaaatagagaatGAATTAACATTTTTCTTATCACTTAAGTGAATATTAAAGCTGTCAAGAGCTACTGGACATGGTGTTTGAGCAAATCGTATCAAAataattcgtgtgtatatatatatgtatatatatatatatatatatatatatatatatatatatatatatatatacttatatatatatatatatatatatatatatatatatatatatatatatatatatatatatatacttatatagatacatatatatatatatatatacatatatatagatacatatatatatatatatatatatatatatatatatatatatatatatatatatatatatatatatatatatattactgtatatttctttccggtcatgctcagcggcaaCGATAGACTAATCGGTCTCCCCGTGTCCctcaggtaggaggagagggagtagacataccccgGTGAGAAGGGTATCCCAAGTATTACACTCGTAAACCATAATGCCCCACAGATTGCCGAAACGGCCatattgtagttagaaaaggggcaGAGggtaggaatggttgaatctgtgtgtgtgcatgtcttatCTAAATAATtacccgtcaattttgacgggtcgcttacactagtaattGATAGTCACCTTGCATATTTGCCTCTAGTGAAAatttataaaatggaaaaatttattacTATTAGGGGGAATCACTACTTCGCGAACAAAGGCTTGAGTACCACACTCCAAAGAGCTGGCAAATATTTCTTTGAAACCAGcgactatttttttcttattttttcctgtGTCCGTCGGTAGTCGGCGAAGAACGGCCTTCGTCTGGCGAACCTTCCATCctttgctgttttttttatttctttctttttttttttttttttttttttgaatctcgAGACACCAAGGATAGTCTTGTTTTTACGCGTGTTATGAGTCTATTCGGTTGATTTTTCTTGTTCTCACCTTTTTTTGTTTGTGTTTCTTTTATCCGTAAAGTTGTGAGAAGGTAGAGACATGTGGTTATGTTACGTTTGCATTGATAGATTGATTGGTTACGTTATTACTCTATACTTGGCTTGGTATGCCACCATTATAGTGGATAAGGGTATCAGTTGAAAACTGTAAGGTATAAACAATGGAACCAACGAGGTACAGCTATTTTTACTATAATATTGTCACATGTGATTTTTCTTCCCTTGCTTTATTATTTCAGTCCCTTGCAACGATCTCACTGAGCTTCATCTTGCATTGTTTCAACATGAATAATATAAGACTAATAATGTAAAAGAAAGCtaaccttttttttcatatttcagctGGGTGGACAACCGGGGACAGCAGCATCATGTGTGGTACGTGGCAGACACTGGAGGATTCAGAGCTTATGGAGACCTCGTACCTTTAGACAGTCAGCAGCCATCTTTTCTTAAAATCGGCACTCCTGTGATAAGTGGGCGTGCTGATGGTGCCTCGTCAGTTGCAGATCCATTGGCAAAGAGTCTCCCAACTGTCTTACCTGAGAAGGACCCAATCTCCATTGGGACTCCTGTTTTAGGAGGCCCTCGCAGAACTTCAGACACTCACACTGGCAACCATTTCTCGGTTCTTGGTTTTCCTAACTTCCCTGAAATATCCCAGGTTGAAGCTGCTCTGAAGGCTGACATCAAACCTACTACTAGTAGTCCAATAACATCAGATGGTACTGCGAGGGATTCTACGCCTCTGATATCTGCACTGGTACCAGGGGAAATTTTCCCCTCAAGGGCACAAGGTTCTCAAGCATTTGTACATAATCTCCATGTCCTAAGGAATGGTGCTTTTGCTCACAGCAAAGGAAGTGAAGAGGATAGCTCTGATACCAAAGGTTTGTCAAAGTCCATGTCCAGCACAGGAGGAGAAAATGTGCTCGGCCAGAGGATGCTAGAAAAAGTTATGCAGATGTTTTCAAGATCAAATGTAGGTAACAAAAATATACTAGCACCTGTTGACATACAGAAGGAAATTCAACGCATGGAATTGCCCCTGGAAGCTCGCCTACCCGCTCCGGCAGAAGGCTCAGACTTTGTCTTAATCGACCGCCTGAGAATCCCAACCGAACCTAAGCCAAGGGTAGGACCGCCGCAGATCGTACCTCAACCAGTCAATGTTCAGAATCCATCAACACGAGTCATCATGGGTCTTCACACCTCAGGCAGACCTCCCACTGCAGATCGTCTAACTCAGCCCTCCCGAAACCTCGCCCCGCTTGGGATTCATCTGCTCAACTTGGTGCCTTTCAGATCTAACAGTAAGAGTCTGAATTCCAACGGGCCAGTACCGAAGCCTATTCGTGTGGTTGGGGCGCCGAATCTGGAGAACTTCTACAGACCAGCTACTCTGGCCCGGACTACACCTTCGCCTTTCAGGCTGCCAAATCCAATCCGCGATTACGATTATTATAACGATTACGATTACTACGATTACGGTAATTACGATACTGGTTCTCCTGCTGGTGGACCGCAAAATGCCGAAAAAACTAGCCACTCGGCTAGAGACGATAGTGATGAGAGTGATAATTCTGGTGAACCGGACAGTCTGGACAGCGATGAGGTGGATGAGTGAGGCAATTTTAGTGGGTTTCTTAAGAGGCTGAATAACTTCCCAAGGGCACTAAGGCTCTACGAGCTTAAGTTATTGTAGTGCCTAAACGACTTTGAAAAGTGGAGGTGGAGTATTTTAGTGTGTAAAGGAAAACTCGGGTCATTCGTCGTAAAATTAAGAAGATTAACAGAAAAGCAAAGAGGCAACGATTGTCAAAATGCGGTTCTACGATTCCTTCTgagcttgattttttttcttattctgatgCAATTAGAAAAGTAGGCCTATATGATTTTTTTACGTGTAACAATGATGTAGATATTTTGATTAAAGTTCCAAATCTTTTATGTTAAGAAATGCAATATGAAGAGTAGAAAATAAGACATAATTAATTAGTGTAATAGGCTCTggtgtaaataataaaataaaaagtgttaaaaaaatACAAGCCAGCAGACCATGAGACTGTTTTCGCAAATATCTGTTGCCTATTTTTGTATGGCAAGGACTATCTCTAGCGGAACAAAATTCATTTACTTCTCCGCTATTCGTAGCCTGAGTTTAACCTTGTAAGAAGCATACTATTACGAATCACTATTCCATTATCACGATAGAACGAACTCTAGAATAACTGTGATTGCTTTATACGTATATATCAAAGAGTACTGTGATGTGTGAAAATTTGTTACATCGGTAAGACATAAAAATGTTTAGGATCTATTGCGCATTGTGTTGTATCAGAGCTTTTTTGTTTATTGATGGTTGTAGCTTTCTACTCTAAACTGTATGAAACAGAAAGagaatcttttatattttcaaattaaattttgaaCAGTTTTAAATTAAGTTTTGAACAGTTTTAAGGACATAAACTTGATGGCAAGTGTTAATTATATTCAAGCAAACTTTTGCGTAAAATTGCATGAAAGAATATTGGAAAGTATTTTTTCTGTCTGCTTATAAATAGAGATCCAATGAAGGTATTGTAGCAAGATCTCATTAAGTGTCAGTTTTCTCTTTATATGttgtcattttaaattacatattttgatgtttattaattTTGCCAAATACCGTCTTTATTCTGTTTTGTCAAGACCAATTTCTCTCATTCTGAGgcacaaaaaaattaaaacttcagttcaagattttcatttaaaaattatatcgtgaaatagtaagaaaaaaataatatggatTTCTTCAGAATTATCTGCAGCACTTTGGGCAGTCACGGCTTGTCTTAACGTAGTTTTTTATgtaaaaatttctttcttttattgaaacTAGTTTTCGCAGTTCCTCAGCAAATCAGAGAAAACGGTTGTTTTATAGTTTCCTTTTTGTGTGAGTGTAGAATGTTGTAATACACTCATATACCTATCAATTTGTGAACAAAAAATTTATTAAATGTCTTATTAGCATTTTTGAAGGTCAACTAGAAGTCCTGCAATTGCAGAGACTAGAGACGGGAACACAATTGACTAAACAAAAAGAAAGTTCATTTAATCAAAGTACCTTATCGGCCTAAGGGCCGAAACTCTGGTAAATGTTGACACAAGTGTTGCTTAAGTGCAACATTGGGTTCAGACCACTTAGTTAAAAAATTAGCCTATACAGTTTGTCTTAACGATGTAATGATTTTTGGGGCTCATGTCGAAATAGTTACTAGGACTATTGCCCATTTGCCATTTTGGCTGCCACCGTAGCATCATCCCAGCCAATCTGGGACGCATGGAAACGCACAGCCAAGCCGATACAGCAATAGTGCAGGCGACACCAGAATCCATTCCAGTTAATATCAAACACAAACAGCCATAACCGTAGTTTACTGCATTTTCACGTCCTGTTTCAATCAATAGAAGTGACTGATACATTTTATAGCAAGGAGGCAAAAAAATTGTAATTTAGTTTTAACAACCGTTTTTCCTTCTGTGTTATTGAAGTGAGTCATATCTTTTGTAAACTGTAAATTATATTAAATTccctttcagtatatatatatatatatatatatatatatatatatatatatatatatatatatatatatatatatatatatatgcatgtttgtatttatgtaatcTACGTATTAAAGAATATTCGCGAATTATTTTAGAATGGCGAAAACAAACtaaatagaatatattataaaCAAAGAAGAAACTCCCACAACAACAGAGCAGAGCCATCTATCAGTGGCAGAACTAACTAAGTCTTTTAAGTCGATCCTGGAATTCTGAATTTTTTTGTCTGGTTGCGGACGATGTGGACAAGGTAGGTCAATAACCCTTAAGATAACATGTTTTGCAGGTTTTTTCCGTCCTTTTACCAATTCGCAAACACACTCCGGGCAAGAATACCTTCTGTATTCGTTGAATTTTAGATTGAGATTCGCATCGGTAGGCATCAAAGTTGTTTTGCCACATTGATGAAAAGAACATGTTTCAGAAGCACCCATCTTGTTTTTGCATAGCAATGAAGGTAGACCTACTTGTTGATTCCCTTCACCTTTGGTTTTTATTAACTAAATAACCAACGGCGATTGATCATCGTATGTAGCTACATACGCGTTGCCTTCAGCATCAAATGACGGATGCATAACTGGTATTTTGTTTAGAGATAATTTCGATCACCTAAAATATGTTATCTGCTCACGCAACGGGAGATAATTATGGCGTGGTTCATATTTAACGATAACCAATTATCTGTAGATTATAAATAACGACTACGCAAAACTCATAAGATAATAATAACGACTAAATGATGGGTCTCGTATGCTATGCTGTATTATTGATTACGAAATGTTTTGAAATACGTTGATACCATCAACTGACCGAAACGATAATATCAAACATTGGAAATGACAATTTACAATAGGTTCATGTCGCTGCCGATTAAATGAAGTTATGTTTTTCattgacaaaggaaaaaaaaaaacttgattcatatttcttATAGGtgtgaaaaagtaaaataaagtttCCATCAGAAGTTAGAAGCATTAACCTAGGTACAACTCTCGAGTTAAAGTTTCAGGGTTCGTCATTTAAGTGGTTTATGGGGGCTGGAAGGATACAATCAGGTGGTCTTAAATTAGGTTAAAATATCTTAAATGATTTGCTTAATATAAAAACAaggccctttgaaaaaaaaaactttaaaattacgcTGTAATTGCCCTTTTAATTGACGTTCCAACCCGAAAAAAAGGTGTGTAATTATTAGCAAAATCTTCATTGATTATTGTTGGAAGATT
Above is a window of Palaemon carinicauda isolate YSFRI2023 chromosome 30, ASM3689809v2, whole genome shotgun sequence DNA encoding:
- the LOC137623758 gene encoding uncharacterized protein, producing MWAPMVVLLLGVLGRSLAGHILSYEEAQHSRSEAGVPGTNVTGKWSWVDNRGQQHHVWYVADTGGFRAYGDLVPLDSQQPSFLKIGTPVISGRADGASSVADPLAKSLPTVLPEKDPISIGTPVLGGPRRTSDTHTGNHFSVLGFPNFPEISQVEAALKADIKPTTSSPITSDGTARDSTPLISALVPGEIFPSRAQGSQAFVHNLHVLRNGAFAHSKGSEEDSSDTKGLSKSMSSTGGENVLGQRMLEKVMQMFSRSNVGNKNILAPVDIQKEIQRMELPLEARLPAPAEGSDFVLIDRLRIPTEPKPRVGPPQIVPQPVNVQNPSTRVIMGLHTSGRPPTADRLTQPSRNLAPLGIHLLNLVPFRSNSKSLNSNGPVPKPIRVVGAPNLENFYRPATLARTTPSPFRLPNPIRDYDYYNDYDYYDYGNYDTGSPAGGPQNAEKTSHSARDDSDESDNSGEPDSLDSDEVDE